The Bacillus carboniphilus genome contains a region encoding:
- a CDS encoding carbamoyl phosphate synthase small subunit, which translates to MKRQLVLENGEVFVGKAFGSLKETIGEVVFNTGMTGYQEILSDPSYCGQIVTLTYPLIGSYGINRDDFESINPSINGMIVKEVCDTPSNFRSSFGLDEYLKAKDIPGICSIDTRKLTRIIRQFGTLKGVICSIEEDVQLIVKELKDHSLRTDQVSQVSTKTAYPSPGRGDRVVLVDYGMKHGILRELNKRNCDVVVVPYHTTAEEILLLNPDGVMLSNGPGDPKDVPEAVEMIKGILGKVPLFGICLGHQLFALACGANTEKMVFGHRGSNHPVKELKTNKVALTSQNHGYTVQKDSIKDTDLTITHLALNDGTIEGLKHSFYPAFTVQYHPEASPGPEDANELFDDFLNLMREKGNQSCQSVQI; encoded by the coding sequence ATGAAAAGACAGCTTGTATTAGAAAATGGCGAAGTGTTTGTTGGTAAGGCGTTCGGAAGCTTAAAAGAGACCATTGGTGAAGTTGTATTTAATACTGGAATGACAGGTTATCAAGAAATTTTATCTGACCCTTCCTACTGCGGTCAAATTGTCACGTTAACATACCCTTTAATCGGTAGTTATGGAATTAATCGAGATGACTTTGAATCGATTAACCCCTCTATTAATGGAATGATTGTGAAGGAAGTTTGTGACACTCCTTCGAATTTTAGAAGTTCATTTGGTTTGGATGAATATTTAAAAGCAAAGGACATACCAGGTATATGTTCGATTGATACAAGAAAGTTAACGAGAATCATACGTCAATTTGGTACGTTAAAAGGGGTGATTTGTTCAATTGAGGAAGATGTTCAGTTAATTGTAAAAGAGTTGAAAGACCACTCTCTTAGGACTGATCAAGTAAGCCAAGTATCGACAAAAACAGCTTATCCAAGTCCAGGGCGAGGAGATCGAGTTGTGTTAGTTGATTACGGGATGAAGCATGGCATTTTACGAGAGTTAAATAAACGAAACTGTGACGTAGTTGTTGTCCCTTATCACACAACGGCTGAAGAAATTTTATTGTTAAACCCTGATGGAGTGATGCTAAGCAATGGACCTGGAGATCCGAAAGATGTTCCAGAAGCAGTTGAAATGATTAAAGGAATTTTAGGGAAGGTTCCTCTGTTCGGTATCTGTTTAGGACATCAGCTATTTGCTTTAGCATGCGGAGCGAATACAGAAAAGATGGTTTTTGGACATCGTGGTTCGAATCATCCAGTAAAAGAATTGAAAACAAATAAAGTTGCTTTAACGTCTCAAAATCATGGATATACCGTCCAAAAAGATTCAATTAAAGATACGGATTTAACCATTACTCACTTAGCTTTAAATGACGGAACCATTGAAGGGTTAAAACATAGCTTCTATCCAGCGTTTACTGTTCAATATCATCCTGAAGCATCGCCTGGTCCTGAAGATGCAAATGAACTATTTGACGACTTTCTAAACTTAATGAGAGAAAAGGGGAATCAATCATGCCAAAGCGTACAGATATAA